A genomic region of Roseateles amylovorans contains the following coding sequences:
- a CDS encoding tripartite tricarboxylate transporter substrate binding protein BugE: MNRRNIVQRSLILGTLSVCSTLALAQSYPNKPVKLVVPFAPGGTTDIIARVVAQNISGPLGQTMIVENKAGGGGIIGANDTAKSAPDGYSLGVATVSTTATNPAINPKTPYNPLTDFTPIINLAATPNVLAVHPSFPAKDYKGFIAEMKKSPGKYSYSTSGTGGIGHLQMELYKSLTGVFVTHIPYRGAGPALNDTVAGQVPMIFDNLPSALPFIKDGRLVAIAVAAPQRLTVLPNVPTFKELGLEPVNRMAYYGILGPKNLPKEVIAKIHDAARKTVEMPEVKKRIEETGSIIVANTPEQFTEQIKAEYAVYKKVVEVQKLKLD, from the coding sequence ATGAACCGTCGCAACATCGTCCAACGCAGTCTGATCCTGGGTACGCTGAGTGTGTGCAGCACGCTGGCCCTGGCGCAGTCCTATCCCAACAAGCCGGTGAAGCTGGTGGTGCCCTTCGCGCCGGGCGGCACGACCGACATCATCGCCCGCGTGGTGGCCCAGAACATCAGCGGTCCGCTGGGCCAGACGATGATCGTCGAGAACAAGGCCGGTGGCGGCGGCATCATCGGTGCCAACGACACCGCCAAGTCCGCGCCGGACGGCTATTCGCTGGGCGTGGCCACGGTTTCCACCACCGCCACCAATCCGGCGATCAATCCGAAGACGCCGTACAACCCGCTCACCGACTTCACGCCCATCATCAACCTGGCTGCCACGCCCAACGTGCTGGCGGTGCATCCGTCGTTCCCGGCCAAGGACTACAAGGGCTTCATCGCCGAGATGAAGAAGAGCCCGGGCAAGTACAGCTACTCGACCTCCGGCACCGGCGGCATCGGCCATCTGCAGATGGAGCTCTACAAGAGCCTGACCGGTGTGTTCGTCACCCACATCCCGTACCGCGGTGCGGGCCCGGCGCTCAACGACACCGTCGCCGGCCAGGTGCCGATGATCTTCGACAACCTGCCCTCGGCACTGCCCTTCATCAAGGACGGTCGACTGGTGGCCATCGCCGTGGCCGCGCCGCAGCGCCTGACGGTGCTGCCGAATGTGCCGACCTTCAAGGAACTGGGTCTGGAGCCGGTGAACCGCATGGCCTACTACGGCATCCTCGGGCCGAAGAACCTGCCCAAGGAAGTGATTGCCAAGATCCATGATGCGGCGCGCAAGACGGTCGAAATGCCGGAGGTGAAGAAGCGCATCGAGGAAACTGGCTCCATCATCGTGGCCAACACCCCGGAGCAGTTCACCGAGCAGATCAAGGCCGAATACGCGGTCTACAAGAAGGTCGTCGAAGTCCAGAAGCTCAAGCTGGACTGA
- a CDS encoding AEC family transporter, with amino-acid sequence MLLLLPDFLLIVAGFLLCRYTALDRPLWEAAEKLVYFLLFPVLLFNSISRSTLQPADTVLLLVGGLAVMIGGIALAYALGLAPGVDARAHASGVQVAFRFNSFVALALAERLQGPQGVAWIAMIAAICVPVANVAAVWPLARHGGHGYLKELARNPLIIATLGGLAANLSGLRLPEPAAITLQRIGLAALPLGLMAVGAGLRLGALKDAPRLAVALLSIRHLILPLWALLLARLLALPLPQAQILLAFAAMPTASSAYVLAVRMGGNGPFVAGLVTVSTLLGMVVLPLWLQATPLN; translated from the coding sequence ATGTTGCTGCTTCTGCCCGATTTCCTGTTGATTGTTGCCGGGTTTCTGCTGTGTCGCTACACCGCACTGGACCGCCCCCTCTGGGAGGCCGCTGAAAAGCTGGTGTATTTCCTGCTCTTCCCGGTGCTGCTGTTCAATTCCATCTCCCGCAGCACGCTGCAGCCGGCGGACACGGTGTTGCTGCTGGTCGGCGGATTGGCGGTGATGATCGGCGGCATCGCGCTGGCCTATGCACTGGGGCTGGCGCCGGGCGTGGATGCCCGGGCCCATGCCTCCGGCGTGCAGGTGGCCTTCCGGTTCAATTCCTTCGTGGCGCTCGCGCTGGCTGAACGGCTGCAAGGCCCGCAAGGCGTGGCCTGGATCGCGATGATCGCGGCGATCTGCGTGCCGGTGGCCAATGTGGCGGCGGTGTGGCCGCTGGCGCGGCACGGGGGACATGGCTATCTGAAGGAGCTGGCGCGCAATCCGCTGATCATTGCGACCTTGGGCGGCCTGGCCGCCAATCTCAGCGGCCTGCGCCTGCCGGAGCCTGCGGCCATCACGTTGCAGCGGATCGGCCTGGCCGCCCTGCCCCTGGGCTTGATGGCCGTGGGGGCCGGCTTGCGGCTGGGCGCGCTGAAGGACGCTCCGCGGCTGGCGGTGGCGCTGCTGTCGATCCGGCACCTGATCCTGCCGCTGTGGGCCTTGCTGCTGGCGCGGCTGCTGGCCTTGCCGCTGCCGCAAGCACAGATCCTGCTGGCCTTCGCGGCCATGCCCACCGCCTCCAGCGCCTATGTGCTGGCGGTCCGGATGGGCGGCAACGGTCCGTTCGTGGCGGGGTTGGTCACCGTCTCCACCTTGCTGGGCATGGTGGTGTTGCCCCTGTGGTTGCAGGCGACGCCGCTGAATTAG
- the queG gene encoding tRNA epoxyqueuosine(34) reductase QueG: MVEVRAWALELGFSQIGVAHVDLSGAEAGLQAWLQAGFHGEMHYMAAHGLKRARPSELVPGTLSVLTARMDYLPATLGEDWQQREWATMADPTHAQVSLYARGRDYHKVLRQRLQQLADRLQQAVGPLGHRVFTDSAPVLEVELASRSGIGWRGKHTLTLHRDSGSMFFLGEIYLDLALPPSEPVTAHCGQCRACLDACPTGAIVAPYRLDARRCISYLTIEQDGPIPVELRPALGNRIYGCDDCQLVCPWNKFARRNALPDFDWREPLGHAGLLDLWAWDEATFLKRTEGSAIRRIGHARWRRNLAVALGNALRQDLAPALRERMRAALVAKRLEATPLVAEHIDWALAQTPEAAR, from the coding sequence ATGGTCGAGGTTCGCGCCTGGGCACTCGAGCTCGGATTCTCACAGATTGGGGTGGCACACGTCGATTTGAGTGGTGCGGAAGCCGGACTGCAAGCGTGGCTGCAGGCCGGCTTTCATGGCGAGATGCACTACATGGCCGCCCACGGCCTCAAGCGCGCCCGGCCGTCCGAGCTGGTGCCCGGCACCCTCAGCGTGTTGACCGCCCGCATGGACTACCTGCCGGCCACGCTGGGCGAGGACTGGCAGCAGCGCGAATGGGCCACCATGGCCGATCCCACCCATGCCCAGGTCTCGCTCTACGCCCGGGGCCGGGACTATCACAAGGTGCTGCGCCAGCGGCTGCAGCAACTGGCGGATCGGCTGCAGCAGGCCGTCGGCCCGCTGGGTCACCGGGTGTTCACCGATTCGGCGCCGGTGCTGGAGGTCGAACTGGCGAGTCGATCGGGCATCGGCTGGCGCGGCAAGCACACCCTGACGCTGCACCGCGACAGCGGCTCCATGTTCTTCCTCGGCGAGATCTATCTGGACCTCGCCCTGCCGCCCAGCGAGCCGGTGACCGCCCATTGCGGCCAATGCCGCGCCTGCCTGGACGCCTGTCCCACTGGCGCGATCGTGGCGCCGTACCGGCTTGATGCACGGCGCTGCATCAGCTATCTGACGATCGAGCAGGACGGCCCGATTCCCGTCGAGCTGCGGCCCGCCCTCGGCAATCGGATCTACGGCTGCGACGATTGCCAACTGGTGTGCCCGTGGAACAAATTCGCGCGGCGCAATGCGCTGCCGGACTTCGACTGGCGTGAGCCGCTCGGCCATGCCGGCCTGCTGGACCTGTGGGCCTGGGACGAAGCGACCTTCCTCAAGCGCACCGAAGGGTCGGCCATCCGCCGCATCGGCCATGCCCGCTGGCGGCGCAACCTCGCGGTGGCCCTGGGCAATGCGCTGCGACAAGACCTGGCACCGGCGCTGCGGGAGCGGATGCGGGCGGCGCTGGTGGCGAAGCGCCTAGAGGCAACGCCGTTGGTCGCCGAGCACATCGATTGGGCGCTGGCGCAGACGCCGGAGGCGGCGCGCTAA
- the tsaE gene encoding tRNA (adenosine(37)-N6)-threonylcarbamoyltransferase complex ATPase subunit type 1 TsaE, giving the protein MSILETRQFRWPDEPACERFAQALAGCPQIADLSIELEGGLGAGKTSLVRHLLRALGVTGRIKSPSYAVVEDYLPPSLNGLPAHHFDFYRFNDPREWEDAGFRDLFAAPGLKLSEWPAKAAGMLPPPDLRLTLDVQPDDSREVRAEAHTARGQALLLDLAHILQA; this is encoded by the coding sequence TTGAGCATTCTAGAAACCCGCCAGTTCCGCTGGCCCGACGAGCCCGCCTGTGAACGTTTTGCGCAGGCGCTGGCCGGCTGTCCGCAGATCGCGGACTTGAGCATCGAGCTCGAAGGCGGGCTCGGTGCCGGCAAGACCAGCCTGGTGCGCCACCTGCTGCGTGCGCTGGGCGTGACCGGTCGCATCAAGAGTCCCAGCTACGCGGTGGTGGAGGACTACCTGCCGCCGTCGCTGAACGGGCTGCCGGCCCATCATTTCGATTTCTACCGCTTCAATGATCCGCGCGAGTGGGAGGACGCGGGCTTTCGCGACCTGTTCGCCGCACCGGGCCTGAAGCTCAGCGAGTGGCCGGCCAAGGCCGCCGGCATGCTGCCGCCGCCTGATCTGCGGCTCACCCTGGATGTCCAGCCCGACGACAGCCGCGAGGTCCGCGCCGAGGCGCACACCGCGCGCGGCCAGGCGCTGCTGCTGGACCTGGCCCACATCCTGCAAGCCTGA
- a CDS encoding N-acetylmuramoyl-L-alanine amidase, with amino-acid sequence MGALVLSVPVVPLLPVSSAWAASSATIVAVRVWPADDYTRVTLESDRPLAAKSFLATHPDRLVIDIDGLELSQGLRELLGKVKPDDPYIAAVRVGQNQPRVVRIVLDLKQAVAPQVFTIEPVAAYKNRLVLDLHPAQERDPLLELVLEKEAAERAAAQSVQDALGEMIGRIDRPQSAASTAAAAADKAASAALPPAPRPSAPVVAQHAPPPPTTPLKETAPEMSQAKLDRLIVIAIDPGHGGEDPGAIGPSGLKEKDVVLAIGLKLRDRLNSNPKIRVMMTRDADFFVPLPDRVRKARRVQADLFVSIHADAFITPKAKGASVFALSTGAASSTAARWMANKENAADVIGGVNSKAVKDDGVLRAMLDMSTSAQVKDSLKLGSEVLSQIGKVGKLHKRNVEQAGFAVLKAPDVPSILVETAFISNPEEEAKLRDPDYQNDLVRALATGIARYFSKNPPLASRHRAL; translated from the coding sequence ATGGGCGCCCTGGTGCTGAGCGTGCCGGTGGTGCCGCTTCTGCCGGTCAGCTCGGCCTGGGCGGCGAGTTCGGCGACCATCGTGGCGGTGCGGGTCTGGCCGGCGGACGACTACACCCGGGTGACGCTCGAATCCGATCGTCCGCTGGCGGCCAAGAGTTTTCTGGCCACCCATCCGGACCGTTTGGTGATTGACATCGACGGTCTGGAACTGAGCCAGGGGCTGCGCGAGCTGCTGGGCAAGGTGAAGCCGGACGATCCCTACATTGCGGCAGTGCGGGTGGGCCAGAACCAGCCGCGGGTGGTGCGCATCGTGCTCGACCTGAAGCAGGCGGTGGCGCCGCAGGTGTTCACCATCGAGCCGGTGGCGGCCTACAAGAACCGGTTGGTGCTGGATCTGCATCCGGCGCAGGAGCGTGACCCGCTGCTGGAGCTGGTGCTGGAAAAGGAAGCGGCGGAGCGTGCGGCGGCGCAGTCGGTGCAGGATGCGCTGGGCGAGATGATCGGCCGTATCGACCGACCGCAGTCTGCGGCCAGCACGGCTGCGGCGGCGGCTGACAAGGCCGCCAGTGCCGCCCTGCCCCCGGCGCCGCGCCCCAGCGCCCCGGTGGTGGCGCAGCATGCGCCGCCGCCGCCGACCACGCCGCTGAAGGAAACGGCGCCGGAGATGAGTCAGGCCAAGCTGGATCGGCTGATCGTCATTGCGATCGATCCGGGCCATGGTGGCGAGGATCCGGGCGCCATTGGTCCGAGCGGGCTCAAGGAGAAGGACGTGGTGCTGGCGATCGGCCTGAAGCTGCGGGACCGGCTCAACAGCAATCCGAAGATCCGGGTGATGATGACCCGCGACGCGGACTTCTTTGTCCCGCTGCCGGACCGGGTGCGCAAGGCGCGTCGGGTGCAGGCGGATCTGTTTGTGTCCATCCATGCGGATGCCTTCATCACGCCCAAGGCCAAGGGTGCGTCGGTGTTTGCGTTGTCGACCGGTGCGGCCAGTTCCACGGCGGCGCGGTGGATGGCCAACAAGGAGAACGCGGCGGACGTCATTGGGGGTGTCAACAGCAAGGCGGTCAAGGATGACGGCGTGCTGCGGGCGATGCTGGACATGAGCACCTCGGCGCAGGTCAAGGACAGCCTGAAGCTGGGCAGCGAGGTGCTGAGCCAGATTGGCAAAGTGGGCAAGCTGCACAAGCGCAACGTTGAGCAGGCGGGTTTTGCGGTGCTGAAGGCGCCGGACGTGCCGTCGATTCTGGTGGAGACCGCGTTCATCTCCAACCCGGAAGAAGAGGCCAAGCTGCGCGACCCGGACTACCAGAACGACCTGGTGCGCGCCCTGGCGACGGGCATTGCCCGCTACTTCTCCAAAAACCCGCCCCTCGCCTCCCGCCATCGAGCCTTGTAG